A region from the Juglans regia cultivar Chandler unplaced genomic scaffold, Walnut 2.0 Scaffold_15, whole genome shotgun sequence genome encodes:
- the LOC108984240 gene encoding zinc finger protein HD1-like has translation MKKCDLCDSPANIYCDSDQASLCWNCDAQVHGANFLVAKHSRTLLCHVCQSFTPWNGSGPKLGPTISACESCVNSNAQNEAGNEGNDRDNDHGDAGGGGGDDDRPHREANTEEDDDDDDHDDDDDDDDDHGHRDEDQGGVYEDDEENQVVPLSSTPPPPASSSATRRGLS, from the coding sequence atgaagaagtgCGATCTCTGTGACTCTCCAGCCAATATTTACTGCGACTCTGATCAGGCTAGCCTTTGTTGGAACTGTGATGCTCAGGTTCATGGTGCAAACTTCCTGGTGGCTAAGCATTCCAGAACCCTTCTTTGCCATGTTTGTCAGTCTTTTACGCCCTGGAATGGCTCCGGCCCCAAGCTTGGTCCTACCATTTCTGCCTGTGAAAGTTGCGTCAATAGCAATGCTCAAAACGAGGCAGGAAATGAAGGAAACGACCGTGATAATGATCATGGCGatgctggtggtggtggtggtgatgatgaTCGACCCCATAGAGAAGCTAACACTGAGGAAGATGACGATGACGATGATCAcgatgatgacgacgacgatGACGACGATCATGGTCATAGGGATGAGGATCAAGGAGGTGTTTATGAAGACGATGAAGAAAATCAAGTAGTCCCATTATCTTCTACGCCGCCTCCCCCAGCCTCAAGTTCTGCCACGAGAAGAGGGCTTTCCTGA